One stretch of Halobaculum marinum DNA includes these proteins:
- a CDS encoding glycosyltransferase family 4 protein: MAEATDGLAVAVVLPGDPSTTSGGFQYDRRLVAGLRAAGATVRVFSVPWRRYPLGVVDTLGLATGVPQGLREADVVVVDELAHPGTAGLVRRLRRGGTPVVALVHHLRCAEGGRFAPVARRLERTFLRGCSAAVCVSAATERDVRDLVGDGLPTHLAAPPADQFAPDVTRDDVARRARESPLRVVALGSLVPRKGHPTLVRALAGVDPAVDWHLAVVGPEPDAAHATAVRDLVDGLGVDDRVTFHGKVPGDHLADVLRRSHVLALPSTYEGFGMAYLEGMGFGLPAVATAAGGADAVVTDGVDGFLVDPGDVGGVREALTTLATDRERLAAMGRAALDRFDAHPEWSDTVAGVRSFLASVVADPEVPDGG; this comes from the coding sequence ATGGCTGAGGCGACCGACGGACTCGCCGTGGCGGTAGTCCTCCCGGGCGACCCGTCGACCACCTCGGGCGGCTTCCAGTACGACCGACGCCTCGTCGCCGGTCTGCGGGCCGCGGGCGCGACGGTCCGGGTGTTCTCCGTCCCGTGGCGCCGCTACCCGCTCGGCGTCGTCGACACGCTCGGACTCGCGACGGGCGTCCCCCAAGGACTGCGCGAGGCAGACGTGGTCGTCGTGGACGAACTCGCACATCCCGGGACCGCGGGACTGGTCCGCAGGCTCCGGCGTGGCGGCACGCCCGTCGTCGCGCTCGTCCACCACCTCCGGTGTGCCGAGGGCGGTCGGTTCGCACCCGTCGCCCGACGGCTCGAACGGACGTTCCTCCGCGGGTGTTCGGCGGCGGTCTGCGTCAGCGCCGCGACCGAACGCGACGTTCGCGACCTGGTCGGCGACGGCCTCCCGACCCACCTCGCGGCTCCCCCGGCCGACCAGTTCGCCCCCGACGTGACTCGCGACGACGTGGCGCGGCGCGCCCGGGAGTCGCCGCTCCGTGTCGTCGCGCTTGGATCGCTCGTCCCCCGGAAGGGCCACCCGACGCTGGTGCGGGCCCTCGCGGGGGTCGACCCCGCGGTCGACTGGCACCTCGCCGTCGTCGGCCCCGAACCCGACGCGGCACACGCGACGGCGGTCCGCGACCTCGTTGACGGCCTCGGTGTCGACGACCGGGTGACGTTCCACGGGAAGGTTCCCGGCGACCACCTCGCCGACGTGCTCCGGCGCTCCCACGTCCTCGCGCTCCCCTCGACGTACGAAGGGTTCGGGATGGCGTACCTGGAGGGGATGGGGTTCGGCCTCCCAGCGGTCGCCACCGCGGCCGGCGGCGCCGACGCGGTCGTCACGGACGGCGTAGACGGCTTCCTGGTCGACCCGGGCGACGTGGGCGGCGTCCGGGAGGCGCTGACCACGCTCGCGACCGACCGCGAACGACTGGCCGCGATGGGCCGTGCCGCGCTCGACCGATTCGACGCCCACCCCGAGTGGAGCGACACCGTCGCGGGGGTCCGCTCGTTCCTCGCGAGCGTCGTCGCCGACCCGGAGGTGCCCGATGGAGGGTGA
- a CDS encoding 6-pyruvoyl trahydropterin synthase family protein, producing MTYRTTVTRQFVAQHYLTVPDPGPEGDLHSHVFAVEATFAGPSLNEYNYLVDIDDVRAALDDAEARYRDATLNELAEFDGYNPSVERFARVLHERIAPAAADGPADTLRVTVWEDDEAAAGYEAPVAAATDSDGRDG from the coding sequence ATGACCTACCGCACGACCGTCACCCGACAGTTCGTCGCACAGCACTACCTCACGGTCCCCGACCCCGGTCCGGAGGGCGACCTCCACTCGCACGTCTTCGCCGTCGAGGCAACCTTCGCTGGCCCGTCGCTGAACGAGTACAACTACCTCGTCGACATCGACGACGTGCGCGCCGCCCTCGACGACGCCGAGGCGCGCTACCGCGACGCCACGCTGAACGAACTGGCGGAGTTCGACGGCTACAACCCCAGCGTCGAGCGGTTCGCCCGCGTGCTCCACGAACGGATCGCTCCCGCCGCGGCGGACGGCCCGGCTGACACCCTCCGCGTCACCGTGTGGGAAGACGACGAGGCCGCCGCCGGGTACGAGGCGCCGGTCGCCGCCGCGACCGACTCGGACGGCCGGGATGGCTGA
- a CDS encoding class I SAM-dependent methyltransferase, whose product MEGDDVAYLEAAATVDDRAHSAAGDAAFREALGVAGDADADATADDADSHSDAVRVLEAGAGTCGLLRRLLAAVTLPTGEWVAVDTDERSLRTGRDRLHDAARAAGYGVETEGSATSIRSPDGGRLRVRFRVADVRTVAAESTFDGVVARSFADLLAPGAVLDLLRTAAPDGWYHLPLTFDGETEFTPAHPADAAVVDAFHGTMRNRGRAATLLADRFTEAGAAPTVDARSDWVVEGDGTGGYPAAEATFLRTILDTVVASVRESGAVAEQLLTDWEATRRAQLARGELGYVAANRDLFGRVP is encoded by the coding sequence ATGGAGGGTGACGACGTGGCGTACCTGGAGGCTGCGGCCACCGTCGACGACCGCGCCCACAGCGCCGCCGGCGACGCCGCGTTCCGCGAGGCGCTCGGCGTGGCTGGAGACGCCGACGCCGATGCCACCGCCGACGACGCCGACAGTCACTCCGACGCCGTCCGCGTGCTGGAAGCCGGTGCCGGCACGTGCGGGCTGCTCCGACGACTCCTCGCCGCCGTGACGCTCCCGACTGGCGAGTGGGTCGCCGTCGACACCGACGAGCGGTCGCTGCGCACCGGCCGCGACCGACTCCACGACGCCGCGCGCGCCGCCGGCTACGGAGTCGAAACGGAGGGGTCGGCGACGAGTATCAGATCGCCGGACGGAGGGCGACTTCGGGTCCGCTTCCGCGTCGCTGACGTCCGGACCGTGGCCGCCGAGTCGACGTTCGACGGCGTCGTCGCGCGCTCGTTCGCCGACCTCCTCGCGCCCGGGGCCGTGCTCGACCTCCTGCGGACGGCCGCGCCGGACGGCTGGTACCACCTGCCGCTGACGTTCGACGGCGAGACCGAGTTCACGCCCGCCCACCCGGCGGACGCCGCCGTTGTCGACGCGTTTCACGGGACGATGCGCAACCGCGGCCGGGCGGCGACGCTCCTCGCCGACCGGTTCACCGAGGCGGGCGCGGCGCCGACGGTCGACGCGCGCTCGGACTGGGTGGTCGAGGGCGACGGGACCGGCGGCTATCCCGCCGCCGAGGCGACGTTCCTGCGGACCATCCTCGACACCGTCGTCGCGTCGGTTCGCGAGTCGGGCGCGGTGGCGGAGCAGTTGCTCACCGACTGGGAAGCGACGCGGAGGGCGCAGTTGGCGCGGGGGGAGTTGGGGTACGTCGCGGCGAACCGCGACCTGTTCGGGCGGGTGCCGTAG
- a CDS encoding aminotransferase class V-fold PLP-dependent enzyme, with protein sequence MQESYPLDVDAVREDFPILDRKVGGDVTVPGESEGDTKPLVYLDNAATSHTPDQVVDTIVDYYHSYNSNVHRGIHQLSQEASTAYEHAHDRVAEFIGANGREEVVFTKNTTEAENLVAYAWGLNELGPEDNVVLTEMEHHASLVTWQQIGKKTGADVRFIRVDEDGRLDMDHARELVDDDTAMANVVHVSNTLGTVNPVAELADLVHDHGGLVFVDGAQSVPHMPVDVQTIDADFFAFSGHKMCGPTGIGVLYGKEHLLEEMEPYLYGGEMIRKVTFEDSQWEDLPWKFEAGTPVIEQGIALHAAIDYLEDLGMENVHAHEQLLAEYAYDELTAYDDVDIYGPPGDDRAGLVAFNVDGVHAHDLSSILNDHGVAVRAGDHCTQPLHDKLGVPASARASFYIYNTREEIDKLVEAVDDARQLFA encoded by the coding sequence ATCCAGGAATCGTATCCGCTCGACGTCGACGCCGTCCGGGAGGACTTCCCCATCCTCGACCGGAAGGTCGGCGGCGACGTCACCGTCCCCGGCGAGAGCGAGGGCGACACGAAACCGCTCGTGTACCTCGACAACGCGGCGACGAGCCACACGCCCGACCAGGTGGTCGACACCATCGTGGACTACTACCACTCGTACAACTCCAACGTCCACCGCGGCATCCACCAACTGAGTCAGGAGGCCAGCACCGCGTACGAACACGCCCACGACCGCGTCGCCGAGTTCATCGGCGCGAACGGGCGCGAGGAGGTCGTGTTCACGAAGAACACCACCGAGGCGGAGAACCTCGTCGCGTACGCGTGGGGGCTCAACGAACTCGGCCCCGAGGACAACGTCGTCCTCACCGAGATGGAGCACCACGCCTCGCTGGTCACGTGGCAACAGATCGGCAAGAAGACCGGCGCGGACGTGCGCTTCATCCGCGTCGACGAGGACGGGCGCCTCGACATGGACCACGCCCGCGAGTTGGTCGACGACGACACCGCGATGGCGAACGTCGTCCACGTCTCCAACACGCTCGGCACGGTGAACCCGGTGGCCGAACTCGCCGACCTCGTCCACGACCACGGCGGCCTCGTGTTCGTCGACGGCGCGCAGTCGGTGCCGCACATGCCCGTCGACGTGCAGACCATCGACGCCGACTTCTTCGCGTTCTCGGGCCACAAGATGTGCGGCCCGACGGGCATCGGCGTGCTGTACGGGAAGGAGCACCTCCTCGAAGAGATGGAGCCGTACCTGTACGGCGGGGAGATGATCCGGAAGGTCACGTTCGAGGACTCCCAGTGGGAGGACCTCCCGTGGAAGTTCGAGGCCGGCACGCCCGTCATCGAGCAGGGCATCGCGCTCCACGCCGCCATCGACTACCTCGAGGACCTCGGGATGGAGAACGTCCACGCCCACGAGCAACTGCTCGCGGAGTACGCCTACGACGAACTCACCGCGTACGACGACGTGGACATCTACGGCCCGCCGGGCGACGACCGCGCCGGCCTGGTCGCGTTCAACGTCGACGGCGTCCACGCGCACGACCTCTCCAGCATCCTCAACGACCACGGCGTCGCCGTCCGCGCCGGCGACCACTGCACCCAGCCGCTCCACGACAAACTCGGGGTGCCGGCCAGCGCCCGCGCGTCCTTCTATATCTACAACACGCGCGAGGAGATCGACAAACTCGTTGAGGCCGTGGACGACGCGCGGCAACTGTTCGCCTGA
- a CDS encoding DUF424 domain-containing protein: MSDDAGPVDATDAPAETESSASAAADADADYLLTRRETPEGTLVAVCDVAVLGESFENGPVSLDVSEEFYGGDDAEPADAEAVVEGLYDADTANLVGEDCVGVAVDEGIIDEERVLDVGGTLHAQLLWL; the protein is encoded by the coding sequence ATGAGCGACGACGCCGGACCGGTCGACGCGACGGACGCGCCCGCCGAGACCGAGTCGTCGGCGAGCGCCGCCGCCGACGCGGACGCCGACTACCTGCTCACGCGCCGCGAGACGCCCGAGGGGACGCTCGTGGCGGTGTGTGACGTTGCCGTGCTCGGCGAGTCGTTCGAGAACGGCCCGGTGTCGCTGGACGTGAGTGAGGAGTTCTACGGGGGCGACGACGCCGAACCCGCCGACGCCGAGGCGGTCGTCGAGGGCCTGTACGACGCCGACACGGCGAACCTCGTCGGCGAGGACTGCGTCGGCGTCGCCGTCGACGAGGGGATCATCGACGAGGAGCGCGTGCTCGACGTGGGCGGCACGCTCCACGCGCAGTTGCTCTGGCTGTAG
- a CDS encoding 50S ribosomal protein L31e — MSANDFEERVVTVPLREAKQAPSQERGDKAMSLIRAHLAKHFSVDEGDVRLDPAVNETVWARGRQKPPSKVRLRAARFDEDGEVVVEAEPA; from the coding sequence ATGAGCGCCAACGACTTCGAGGAGCGCGTCGTCACGGTCCCGCTCCGCGAGGCGAAGCAGGCGCCGTCCCAGGAGCGCGGCGACAAGGCGATGTCGCTCATCCGCGCGCACCTCGCGAAGCACTTCTCGGTCGACGAGGGCGACGTCCGCCTCGACCCCGCGGTCAACGAGACCGTCTGGGCCCGCGGCCGCCAGAAGCCCCCGAGCAAAGTCCGCCTGCGGGCGGCCCGCTTCGACGAGGACGGCGAGGTCGTCGTCGAGGCGGAGCCGGCCTAA
- the thpR gene encoding RNA 2',3'-cyclic phosphodiesterase — protein sequence MPRLFVSVDLPDRLSAEFADVQAPLRDGPSLRVTDPEQAHCTLKFLGDVDESRLDDVVEALGRAVEAAAVGPFDCEVGGLGVFPSADYISVVWVGVREGSAELTRLAEAIERETVELGFEEADHEFTPHLTLARMDDARGKQRVQEYLDEDPTVGRFEVREVRLTESTLTREGPHYETRARVSL from the coding sequence ATGCCGCGACTGTTCGTCTCGGTCGACCTCCCCGACCGGCTCTCGGCCGAGTTCGCCGACGTGCAAGCGCCCCTGCGTGACGGTCCGAGCCTGCGGGTCACCGATCCCGAGCAGGCACACTGCACCCTGAAGTTCCTCGGCGACGTGGACGAGTCCCGCCTCGACGACGTCGTCGAGGCGCTCGGCCGCGCGGTCGAGGCGGCGGCCGTCGGTCCGTTCGACTGCGAGGTCGGTGGGCTCGGCGTGTTCCCGTCGGCCGACTACATCAGCGTCGTCTGGGTCGGCGTCCGCGAGGGGAGCGCCGAGTTGACTCGGCTCGCCGAGGCCATCGAGCGCGAGACGGTCGAACTGGGCTTCGAGGAGGCCGACCACGAGTTCACGCCGCACCTCACCCTGGCTCGGATGGACGACGCACGCGGAAAACAGCGCGTGCAGGAGTATCTGGACGAGGACCCGACTGTCGGGCGGTTCGAGGTGCGCGAGGTCCGACTCACCGAGTCGACCCTGACCAGGGAGGGGCCGCACTACGAGACGCGGGCACGAGTCTCGTTGTAG
- a CDS encoding adenosylhomocysteinase, with amino-acid sequence MSTQAYAPVTEHLDDPASAAEEGRRKMDWALQHMPILAHLREEFEADQPFAGQTIGMAMHVEAKTANLVELLADGGAEVAITGCNPLSTHDDVSAALDTHDNITSYAVRGVDDDDYYAAIESVIAHEPTITVDDGMDMVAAIHEDYPELIDSIVGGAEETTTGVHRLRAMDADGELKYPVFAVNDTPMKRLFDNVHGTGEASLATIAMTTNLSFAGKDVVVGGFGYCGKGVAKKAAGQNANVIVCEVDSRKALEAHMEGYDVMPMAEAAKQGDVFITTTGNRDVITEEHFEQMQDGVLLANAGHFDVEINLDQLDDMAVDRYEARDGVEAYEMEDGRRLNVLAEGRLVNLAAPIALGHPVEVMDQSFGVQAVCVRELVENGDAYDAGVHDVPDELDREVAEVKLAAEGVEFDALSEEQREYMGSWQHGT; translated from the coding sequence ATGAGTACGCAGGCGTACGCGCCGGTGACAGAGCACCTCGACGACCCCGCCTCGGCCGCCGAGGAGGGCCGTCGCAAGATGGACTGGGCGCTCCAGCACATGCCGATCCTCGCGCACCTCCGCGAGGAGTTCGAGGCCGACCAGCCGTTCGCGGGCCAGACGATCGGGATGGCGATGCACGTCGAGGCGAAGACGGCGAACCTCGTCGAACTGCTCGCCGACGGCGGCGCCGAGGTCGCCATCACGGGCTGTAACCCGCTGTCGACCCACGACGACGTGTCGGCGGCGCTCGACACCCACGACAACATCACCTCCTACGCCGTGCGCGGCGTCGACGACGACGACTACTACGCCGCCATCGAGTCGGTCATCGCCCACGAGCCGACCATCACCGTCGACGACGGGATGGACATGGTCGCGGCCATCCACGAGGACTACCCCGAACTCATCGACTCCATCGTCGGCGGCGCCGAGGAGACGACGACGGGCGTCCACCGCCTGCGCGCGATGGACGCCGACGGCGAGCTGAAGTACCCCGTGTTCGCCGTCAACGACACGCCGATGAAGCGCCTGTTCGACAACGTCCACGGCACGGGCGAGGCGTCGCTGGCGACCATCGCCATGACGACGAACCTCTCCTTTGCCGGCAAGGACGTCGTCGTCGGCGGCTTCGGCTACTGCGGCAAGGGCGTCGCGAAGAAAGCCGCCGGCCAGAACGCGAACGTCATCGTCTGTGAGGTCGACTCGCGCAAGGCCCTCGAAGCCCACATGGAGGGCTACGACGTGATGCCGATGGCCGAGGCGGCGAAGCAGGGCGACGTGTTCATCACGACGACGGGCAACCGCGACGTGATCACCGAAGAGCACTTCGAGCAGATGCAAGACGGCGTGCTCCTCGCGAACGCCGGCCACTTCGACGTCGAGATCAACCTCGACCAGTTGGACGACATGGCCGTCGACCGCTACGAGGCCCGCGACGGCGTCGAAGCCTACGAGATGGAAGACGGCCGCCGCCTGAACGTGCTCGCGGAGGGTCGCCTCGTCAACCTCGCGGCACCCATCGCGCTGGGTCACCCGGTCGAGGTCATGGACCAGTCGTTCGGCGTGCAGGCGGTGTGCGTGCGCGAACTCGTCGAGAACGGCGACGCCTACGACGCGGGCGTCCACGACGTGCCCGACGAACTCGACCGCGAGGTCGCCGAGGTGAAGTTGGCGGCCGAGGGCGTCGAGTTCGACGCGCTCAGCGAGGAGCAGCGCGAGTACATGGGCTCGTGGCAGCACGGGACGTGA
- the sufU gene encoding Fe-S cluster assembly sulfur transfer protein SufU produces MGGGSDMYRQQILDHYKNPRNYGELDDATFSHTGENPSCGDTIRVDVRLDDDGETIDYVAFSGDGCAISQASASMLSERLQGKTLDELEAMDTDDVTEMLGVDISPMRIKCAVLARQVAQDGAKLYEGELDDLDVTKTED; encoded by the coding sequence ATTGGCGGCGGCTCCGACATGTATCGCCAGCAGATTCTCGACCACTACAAGAACCCGCGCAACTACGGCGAACTCGACGACGCCACGTTCTCCCACACCGGCGAGAACCCCTCCTGTGGCGACACGATCCGGGTCGACGTGCGGCTGGACGACGACGGCGAGACCATCGACTACGTCGCGTTCTCGGGCGACGGCTGCGCCATCTCGCAGGCGTCGGCGTCGATGCTCTCGGAGCGTCTGCAGGGGAAGACGCTCGACGAACTGGAGGCGATGGACACCGACGACGTGACCGAGATGCTCGGCGTCGACATCTCGCCGATGCGGATCAAGTGCGCCGTGCTCGCCCGGCAGGTCGCCCAGGACGGCGCGAAGCTGTACGAGGGCGAACTCGACGACCTCGACGTGACGAAGACCGAGGACTGA
- a CDS encoding amidohydrolase encodes MTDTLAIAGGRVLTPDLDVVEADVLVDADAGEIIEVAPGLAADADETLDATDSLVLPGLVNAHCHAAMTLLRGYADDEPLEAWLREHVWPVEGELTPDDIRVGTELALVELIRSGVTAFADMYFAVDEVAAAVEEAGVRARLGHGVVTVGKDDEAARADLDESFDVAERLDGAADGRVRTAVMPHSLTTVSDELLAETAERARDADVPIHFHLNETTDEVTPVVDEHGVRPSEHAADLGLLTDSTFVAHGVHTDPSEFDVLAERGTSVVHCPASNMKLASGMAPVQAMLDAGVNVALGTDGAASNNDLDLFDELRDAAMIGKLAADDAAAVDAETALRMATEGGADALGFDSGRIEAGANADLAVVDLDAPHLTPEHDLVSHLVYAARGSDVRHTVCDGRVLMRDRDVLAFDEAAVRERAQEHAEALVARAEE; translated from the coding sequence ATGACCGACACACTCGCGATCGCCGGTGGCCGCGTACTCACCCCGGACCTCGACGTGGTCGAGGCGGACGTCCTCGTCGACGCCGACGCCGGCGAGATCATCGAAGTCGCCCCCGGCCTCGCCGCGGACGCCGACGAGACGCTCGACGCGACCGACTCGCTCGTGCTGCCGGGCCTCGTCAACGCCCACTGCCACGCCGCGATGACGTTGCTCCGCGGCTACGCCGACGACGAACCGCTGGAGGCGTGGCTCCGCGAGCACGTCTGGCCGGTCGAGGGCGAGTTGACGCCCGACGACATCCGCGTCGGCACCGAACTCGCGCTGGTCGAGTTGATCCGCTCGGGCGTCACCGCGTTCGCGGACATGTACTTCGCCGTCGACGAGGTCGCTGCCGCCGTCGAGGAAGCGGGCGTCCGCGCCCGCCTCGGCCACGGCGTCGTCACCGTCGGCAAAGACGACGAGGCGGCGCGGGCGGACCTCGACGAGTCGTTCGACGTGGCCGAGCGCCTCGACGGCGCCGCCGACGGTCGCGTTCGGACCGCGGTGATGCCGCACTCGCTCACCACCGTCTCCGACGAGTTGCTCGCCGAGACTGCCGAGCGCGCCCGCGACGCCGACGTGCCGATCCACTTCCACCTCAACGAGACCACCGACGAGGTCACCCCCGTCGTCGACGAGCACGGCGTCCGCCCGAGCGAGCACGCCGCCGACCTCGGCCTGCTCACTGACTCGACGTTCGTCGCTCACGGCGTCCACACCGACCCGTCGGAGTTCGACGTGCTCGCCGAGCGCGGCACCAGCGTCGTCCACTGCCCCGCCTCGAACATGAAACTCGCCTCCGGGATGGCGCCGGTCCAGGCGATGCTCGACGCGGGTGTGAACGTCGCCCTCGGCACCGACGGCGCCGCCTCGAACAACGACCTCGACCTGTTCGACGAACTGCGCGACGCCGCGATGATCGGGAAGTTGGCGGCGGACGACGCCGCCGCGGTCGACGCCGAGACGGCGCTGCGGATGGCGACCGAGGGCGGCGCCGACGCGCTGGGGTTCGACTCGGGTCGGATCGAGGCGGGCGCCAACGCCGACCTCGCGGTGGTGGACCTCGACGCGCCGCACCTGACGCCCGAACACGACCTCGTCTCCCACCTCGTGTACGCCGCCCGTGGCAGCGACGTGCGCCACACGGTGTGTGACGGGCGGGTGCTCATGCGCGACCGCGACGTGCTCGCGTTCGACGAGGCCGCCGTCCGCGAGCGCGCCCAGGAGCACGCCGAGGCACTCGTCGCGCGCGCCGAGGAGTAA
- a CDS encoding tetratricopeptide repeat protein, translating to MSDEEPDPERKPHQFSEGQGLDEDYEEFTLDPEALNADPSQVDPVDTRVLTDLLDERNIPKDRVDVESLMEVGLSYMGINRFEEATETFARAAQFAEDDSLDEQEAWTNKGVAHAQLEEWDEAVGAYREALRIDDDSEHAASAETNLAYALHESGRTEQALEHAERAVEIDPRFPQAWYNRGFFLVERGLLEDAVTAFDNAIRLGMRNAEVLEEKARALDELGREDEAEAAAERAEEIRKEAEQEMVREHGEGGAMGGQGGAPGGVGGGGQGAGGDDLDLGGL from the coding sequence ATGAGCGACGAGGAGCCGGACCCCGAACGAAAGCCGCACCAGTTCTCCGAGGGCCAGGGCCTCGACGAGGACTACGAGGAGTTCACCCTCGACCCGGAGGCGTTGAACGCCGACCCCTCTCAGGTCGACCCCGTCGACACACGCGTCCTCACGGACCTGCTCGACGAGCGCAACATCCCGAAGGACCGCGTCGACGTGGAGAGTCTCATGGAGGTCGGACTCTCCTACATGGGGATCAACCGCTTCGAGGAGGCGACCGAGACGTTCGCGCGCGCCGCGCAGTTCGCCGAGGACGACTCCCTCGACGAGCAGGAGGCGTGGACGAACAAGGGCGTCGCCCACGCCCAACTGGAGGAGTGGGACGAGGCCGTCGGCGCCTACCGCGAGGCGCTGCGCATCGACGACGACTCCGAACACGCCGCCAGCGCCGAGACGAACCTCGCGTACGCGCTCCACGAGTCTGGACGCACCGAGCAGGCGCTGGAGCACGCCGAGCGCGCCGTCGAGATCGACCCGCGCTTCCCGCAGGCGTGGTACAACCGGGGCTTCTTCCTCGTCGAGCGCGGCCTGCTGGAGGACGCCGTCACCGCCTTCGACAACGCGATCCGACTGGGGATGCGCAACGCCGAGGTGCTCGAAGAGAAGGCCCGCGCGCTCGACGAGTTGGGGCGCGAGGACGAGGCCGAGGCGGCCGCCGAGCGCGCCGAGGAGATCCGCAAGGAGGCCGAACAGGAGATGGTCCGCGAACACGGCGAGGGCGGCGCGATGGGCGGCCAAGGCGGCGCCCCCGGCGGTGTGGGGGGTGGCGGCCAGGGCGCCGGCGGCGACGACCTCGACCTGGGAGGCCTGTAG
- a CDS encoding nucleoside recognition protein: MEPLGTALAVAVPVVGDLPPLVGELLAALERVARIAVLIAVGVFLANVAVEFGLVERIAGFSRYLTGPANLPDEAGTAIVTTAASTTAGYGMLADFRESGRLSDRATMVAVVINTFFGFVQHLFTFYVPVIIPILGRETGVLYVGTRGAIALAITCTGVLAGALLLRGESGDLAPADDGRDATDDPAEATTDGGAAAEPPSDTGDDDDDLRTRLESAAESTWSKLKRIVPRLALVYVLVTLLVARVDLRSLSEVAGPLADVAGLPAAVVPAIVIFVFDTTAGAAAFAPLIGETLTPEQAVAGMLIGGIVSFAFSTFKRSIPFQYGIWGPSFGSKVIAVNTGLKVVFIGIALVVFLA; encoded by the coding sequence ATGGAGCCGCTCGGCACCGCGCTCGCCGTCGCCGTCCCCGTCGTCGGGGACCTGCCGCCGCTGGTCGGCGAGCTGCTCGCCGCGCTCGAACGCGTCGCCCGCATCGCGGTGCTCATCGCCGTCGGGGTGTTCCTCGCCAACGTCGCCGTCGAGTTCGGGCTGGTCGAGCGCATCGCCGGCTTCTCGCGGTACCTCACGGGTCCGGCGAACCTCCCCGACGAGGCCGGCACGGCCATCGTCACGACCGCCGCGTCGACGACTGCCGGCTACGGGATGCTCGCCGACTTCCGCGAGTCCGGTCGGCTGTCGGACCGCGCGACGATGGTCGCCGTCGTCATCAACACGTTCTTCGGCTTCGTCCAGCACCTGTTCACGTTCTACGTCCCGGTGATCATCCCGATCCTCGGGCGTGAGACGGGCGTCCTCTACGTCGGGACGCGCGGCGCCATCGCACTCGCGATCACCTGCACCGGCGTGTTGGCGGGCGCCCTCTTGCTCCGCGGGGAGTCCGGCGACCTCGCACCGGCGGACGACGGTCGGGACGCCACGGACGACCCAGCGGAGGCGACGACCGACGGCGGCGCGGCGGCCGAGCCCCCGAGTGACACCGGCGACGACGATGACGACCTCCGTACCCGTCTGGAGTCGGCGGCCGAGTCGACGTGGTCGAAGCTGAAACGGATCGTCCCCCGCCTCGCGCTCGTGTACGTGCTGGTGACGCTGCTGGTCGCTCGGGTCGACCTCCGGTCGCTGTCGGAGGTGGCGGGCCCGCTGGCGGACGTGGCCGGCCTCCCGGCGGCGGTGGTCCCCGCCATCGTCATCTTCGTGTTCGACACGACCGCGGGCGCGGCGGCGTTCGCGCCACTGATCGGCGAGACGCTGACGCCCGAACAGGCCGTCGCCGGGATGCTGATCGGCGGCATCGTTTCGTTCGCGTTCTCGACGTTCAAGCGGTCGATCCCGTTCCAGTACGGCATCTGGGGGCCGTCGTTCGGCTCGAAGGTGATCGCGGTGAACACCGGGCTGAAGGTCGTGTTCATCGGGATCGCGCTGGTCGTGTTCTTGGCGTGA
- a CDS encoding 50S ribosomal protein L39e, which yields MTKKSKAKKKRLAKLERQNSRVPAWVMMKTDMEVTRNPKRRHWRRSDTDE from the coding sequence ATGACCAAGAAATCCAAGGCGAAGAAGAAGCGCCTTGCCAAGCTGGAGCGGCAGAACAGCCGCGTTCCGGCGTGGGTGATGATGAAGACCGACATGGAAGTGACCCGCAACCCGAAGCGACGCCACTGGCGGCGCTCGGACACGGACGAGTAA